The nucleotide sequence GTGGATCAGCATCCACAACCTCAAACTCTGGCCCATCTGGATGCACAATGACCTCGCCCCGTGCAGGCAGATGGCCCGCCAGCATCGTCACCAACCCGCCCAGGGTGTCGATCTCTTCCTCGTCAACCTCATCTGGGTCGGTCAGGGTCATCCCGATCTCGGCCTCAAAGTCATCCAGATCGGTGCGGGCCTGGGCCAGATAACATCCCGGCTTTTCCATCACCCAGCTTTTGGCCTCTTCGATATCGTGTTCATCCTCGATCTCGCCCACAACCTGTTCGATGACGTCTTCGATGGTCACAAGACCGTCTGTGCCGCCGTATTCATCAACAACCAAAGCCATGTGTATCCGCTCCGCCTGCATCTTTTGCAGCAGGACACCCAGCGGCATTGAGGGCGGCACAAAGATCAAAGGGCGCACCATCTCGCGCAGGTCCATTTTGGGGGTTTTGCCGTTGAAACCGTGACGCAGCGCAAAATCCTTGAGGTTGGCAATGCCAATCGGCGTGTCCAAAGTGCCATCATAGACCGGGACACGCGTCAGGCCGCTATCGCGAAAAACCTCAAGCAGTTCGTCCTTAGAGATCGTTACCGGAACTGCGACAATATCGGGCTTGGGGACCAATACATCCTCCACACGCATGCGGCGCAGATTGAGCATACCCAACACAGAGCCAGCCGGTTTGGCAATTTCGGAAGGTGCACTTTCAAGCACCTGAGGTGTTATCGGAGGGCGAAACGCATTGCGCAAACGCGCAAAAAGCCCCGGTTGTGGTGTCTGATCCGGCTGCGCGCTTTGCGCTGCGCTAGACGGTGCGTCGCCTGTGTCGGCCATTTTGTCCTTACCTATGTGGGTCTATTGACCCGTTTCATCCCTATATGGGTCAGCAATACCCAATTTGCCAAGTATCTCTGCCTCCAACCCCTCCATCAGGGTGGCGTCGCGGTCACGTTCATGATCGAAACCCAACAAATGGAGCGTGCCATGCACAAGTAAATGGATTGTGTGATCATGCATTGATTTACCTGCTTCTTT is from Yoonia sp. GPGPB17 and encodes:
- a CDS encoding transporter associated domain-containing protein; translation: MADTGDAPSSAAQSAQPDQTPQPGLFARLRNAFRPPITPQVLESAPSEIAKPAGSVLGMLNLRRMRVEDVLVPKPDIVAVPVTISKDELLEVFRDSGLTRVPVYDGTLDTPIGIANLKDFALRHGFNGKTPKMDLREMVRPLIFVPPSMPLGVLLQKMQAERIHMALVVDEYGGTDGLVTIEDVIEQVVGEIEDEHDIEEAKSWVMEKPGCYLAQARTDLDDFEAEIGMTLTDPDEVDEEEIDTLGGLVTMLAGHLPARGEVIVHPDGPEFEVVDADPRRVKRLRVRLSTTRNG